Proteins from one Oscillatoria nigro-viridis PCC 7112 genomic window:
- a CDS encoding Uma2 family endonuclease, with protein sequence MTTVIHKPISQLKITWPVLPDDFILPDDPVENIEHPLISNGLRQSVVDCPELMQDALIVSNFALCAAVDDRTICKAPDWMYVQPVQPWPHNYPRRSYTPHTEGTVPVVVMEFLSATYGDEYSVEHTEEIGKWFFYEQVIKVPRYVIFRPHTGRIEVYALESERYDNQNPDENGRYLIPGLNLFLGVWQGTREGRTGYWLRWWTEGGELLLWPEERAENERQRADRQQQDKELAETLLEQERQRNQELLARLAALGIDPE encoded by the coding sequence ATGACTACTGTAATTCACAAACCGATATCGCAGCTCAAGATTACTTGGCCAGTGCTACCCGATGATTTCATCCTACCAGACGACCCCGTGGAAAATATAGAACATCCTTTAATCTCTAACGGTTTGCGCCAGTCTGTAGTGGATTGCCCGGAACTAATGCAAGATGCACTAATAGTTTCTAATTTTGCTTTGTGTGCTGCTGTGGACGATCGCACTATTTGCAAAGCCCCAGACTGGATGTACGTGCAGCCGGTTCAACCTTGGCCTCACAACTATCCCCGCCGCAGTTACACGCCTCATACCGAAGGAACTGTCCCTGTTGTAGTGATGGAATTTCTATCAGCAACTTACGGCGATGAATACTCTGTAGAACACACAGAAGAAATCGGCAAGTGGTTTTTTTACGAACAAGTAATCAAAGTTCCTCGCTATGTTATTTTTCGACCGCATACAGGCAGAATAGAAGTTTATGCGCTTGAATCAGAGCGTTATGACAATCAAAATCCTGATGAAAACGGCCGTTATTTAATACCTGGATTAAATCTATTTTTGGGAGTGTGGCAGGGAACTCGCGAAGGTAGAACGGGATATTGGCTGCGCTGGTGGACGGAGGGCGGAGAACTGCTTTTGTGGCCGGAAGAAAGGGCAGAAAATGAACGCCAGCGGGCCGATCGCCAACAGCAAGACAAAGAGTTAGCCGAAACGCTGCTGGAACAGGAAAGACAGCGAAATCAAGAACTTTTGGCTCGATTGGCAGCCCTCGGTATCGATCCAGAATAG
- the larE gene encoding ATP-dependent sacrificial sulfur transferase LarE: MLVEKLAELKNIFAQMERALIAYSGGIDSTLVAKIAFDVLGDRALAVTAVSPSLLPEDLEDARIQAAEIGIAHQEVQTQEMANPNYTSNPVNRCYFCKSELHDTLKPLALAKGYPYVVDGVNGDDLKDYRPGIQAAKERGARSPLAEVGMTKLEVRQLAKELGLPWWDKPAQPCLSSRFPYGEEITVAKLQRVGRAERYLRQLGLKNLRVRSDGDTARIELPAEEIQEFVVNTDLPALVAVFQELGFVYATLDLEGFRSGKLNQVLQPELLGAKG; encoded by the coding sequence ATGTTAGTAGAAAAACTCGCAGAATTAAAAAATATTTTCGCACAGATGGAACGGGCTTTGATCGCCTACTCCGGCGGAATAGACAGCACTTTGGTGGCAAAAATCGCTTTTGATGTATTGGGCGATCGCGCATTGGCAGTGACGGCAGTTTCCCCGTCTTTACTGCCAGAAGATTTAGAAGATGCGCGCATTCAAGCAGCCGAAATTGGGATTGCCCACCAGGAAGTACAAACTCAGGAAATGGCCAATCCAAATTACACTTCTAACCCGGTTAACCGCTGCTATTTCTGCAAAAGCGAACTGCACGATACTTTGAAACCCCTAGCACTAGCAAAGGGTTATCCTTATGTGGTGGATGGGGTTAATGGTGACGATTTAAAGGATTACCGTCCCGGAATTCAGGCTGCGAAGGAACGCGGCGCGCGATCGCCCTTAGCAGAAGTAGGCATGACTAAATTGGAAGTGCGGCAATTGGCAAAAGAATTGGGTTTGCCTTGGTGGGACAAACCGGCTCAACCTTGTTTGAGTTCGCGCTTTCCTTACGGCGAAGAAATCACCGTTGCAAAGTTGCAAAGAGTGGGCCGCGCCGAACGGTATTTGCGACAGTTGGGACTTAAAAATTTGCGAGTGCGATCGGACGGAGATACGGCGCGCATTGAGTTACCCGCAGAGGAGATTCAGGAGTTTGTGGTAAATACGGATTTGCCTGCATTGGTGGCGGTGTTTCAGGAGTTGGGTTTTGTGTACGCGACTTTGGATTTGGAGGGGTTTCGCAGCGGCAAATTAAATCAGGTTTTGCAACCTGAATTGTTGGGGGCGAAAGGTTAA
- a CDS encoding SGNH/GDSL hydrolase family protein — translation MKVKFRLIFVALALLLSGYIPFRVLASPQPSGDTVSSALWWQVAVYNQVQQIKERQYQGCVWGDSISSALGDSLGEENFNFAIGGMSSVSLLEQLKLVVPQRFTCEKAILAIGTNDAMYGISDEQFVSNLKQAIAVMRSIGTKQIILIPAFYSTLAASYNPKFAGTIARVDEINVLIDRVAADENLTVESSGIQALFKEKALNADLTIDGVHLNAKGLDIYRKVLLNILNDPLTTRNFYDIICV, via the coding sequence ATGAAAGTTAAATTTAGATTAATCTTTGTCGCCTTGGCTTTGTTGTTGTCGGGCTACATCCCGTTTCGGGTGTTAGCTAGCCCGCAACCTTCGGGAGATACAGTTAGTTCTGCCCTCTGGTGGCAAGTTGCTGTGTACAATCAGGTACAACAAATTAAAGAACGGCAATATCAAGGGTGTGTGTGGGGCGATTCTATTTCCTCGGCCCTCGGCGATTCTTTGGGTGAAGAAAACTTTAATTTTGCGATCGGCGGAATGAGTTCAGTTTCGCTGCTAGAACAGCTTAAACTTGTAGTGCCACAGCGGTTTACCTGCGAAAAAGCGATTTTGGCGATCGGCACAAATGATGCTATGTACGGCATTAGCGACGAGCAGTTTGTCAGCAATTTGAAACAGGCGATCGCCGTGATGCGATCTATCGGAACAAAACAGATTATTCTGATTCCTGCTTTTTACTCAACTCTTGCCGCCAGCTACAATCCTAAATTTGCCGGAACAATTGCTAGAGTTGATGAAATCAATGTTCTCATCGATCGAGTAGCCGCCGACGAAAATCTGACCGTGGAATCTAGCGGTATACAAGCATTGTTTAAGGAAAAAGCTCTCAATGCAGATTTAACAATTGACGGCGTTCACCTCAATGCTAAAGGTTTAGATATATACAGAAAAGTTTTGTTAAATATTTTGAACGATCCCTTAACAACTCGCAATTTTTATGACATAATATGTGTTTAA
- a CDS encoding polysaccharide biosynthesis/export family protein: MKHTVQTATSLSLSALLVLLSSLPSRAQLPAIRNPAPARNPNQPRVPPPPPPGYSLPPIGNSAPLTPEAAYTLGSGDRIALDIFGVPEFSKEYQVLVDGTLNLPIIGSVSIQGLTLQQAANVITKRYEPFINVPVVTVTVIVARPVNIGLAGEVTRPGSYKINPTREGGGVKFPTLMEMLQLAKGVTSAGDMRNVQIRRPRRGGPEQVTTVDLQDFLDTGNLRQDVTIRDGDTIFVPTARALNTEEVRQRASANFSADITKPIGVVIVGEVNRPGPYTVFASDVRSSNQQTELSFVSIDQQQGAVVGLPTITRALKIAGGITTEADIRRVQIRRRVRGGNEQTIMVNLWDLLQKGDATQDILLQEGDSVIIPTAANVDLAEVSQVANSSFSPNAISINIVGEVIRPGALQVRPSTSLHQALLTAGSFNQLRAKKDKVELLRLNPNGTVSRRTIEVDFAQGLNPNNNPTLRNNDVILVARSGYARVADNINSFLQPITGVATGIGAVSGVLTGFQTTINAFQNLFLGGDFERRNQLRQIREQRQDRQEQREDRQLEREIQREDRLQQAEDRRLQLEDRQRQIDLQNQQLLIQQQQLQLQNQQPQQMQPQTTTTTP; this comes from the coding sequence ATGAAACATACCGTTCAAACCGCTACAAGTCTGAGTTTGTCAGCACTTCTGGTGCTATTGAGTTCGCTGCCCAGTAGAGCTCAGTTGCCTGCCATCAGAAATCCTGCGCCCGCTAGGAACCCAAACCAACCGAGAGTACCGCCGCCGCCACCTCCGGGTTATAGTTTGCCGCCGATCGGCAATTCTGCGCCGCTGACACCAGAAGCAGCTTATACTTTAGGATCGGGCGATCGCATTGCTTTAGATATCTTCGGCGTCCCTGAATTCAGCAAGGAATATCAAGTGTTAGTTGACGGGACGCTCAATTTGCCAATCATTGGCAGCGTCTCGATTCAAGGGTTGACGCTGCAACAAGCCGCTAACGTGATTACCAAGCGATACGAACCCTTCATAAATGTTCCCGTTGTTACCGTGACTGTGATTGTCGCTCGCCCCGTAAATATAGGTCTTGCGGGTGAAGTGACTCGCCCGGGTTCCTACAAGATTAATCCCACTAGAGAAGGAGGAGGAGTAAAATTCCCGACTTTGATGGAAATGCTGCAACTTGCAAAAGGGGTGACATCAGCAGGAGATATGCGAAATGTCCAAATTCGCCGTCCCCGCAGAGGCGGGCCGGAGCAAGTTACTACTGTTGATTTGCAGGATTTTTTAGACACGGGAAATTTGCGTCAAGACGTTACCATTCGAGATGGAGATACAATTTTTGTACCGACAGCAAGGGCCCTGAATACTGAAGAAGTCCGTCAAAGAGCCAGTGCTAATTTTTCCGCTGATATTACTAAACCAATTGGCGTGGTAATTGTCGGGGAAGTAAATCGACCGGGGCCTTATACTGTATTTGCTTCCGATGTGCGATCGAGCAACCAACAAACAGAGTTGAGTTTTGTATCTATCGACCAACAGCAAGGAGCAGTTGTGGGCTTGCCAACAATAACTAGAGCACTGAAAATTGCTGGTGGTATCACTACAGAAGCTGACATTCGCCGCGTGCAAATCCGCCGCCGAGTCAGAGGAGGCAACGAACAAACTATCATGGTAAATCTGTGGGATTTGCTGCAAAAAGGCGACGCCACTCAAGATATTTTGCTGCAAGAAGGAGATAGCGTGATTATCCCGACAGCAGCTAATGTAGACTTGGCTGAAGTTTCTCAAGTCGCAAATAGCAGTTTTTCTCCGAACGCGATTAGCATCAATATTGTAGGAGAAGTAATTAGGCCTGGGGCTTTGCAGGTACGGCCTAGTACATCCCTGCACCAAGCTTTGCTGACCGCAGGCAGTTTCAATCAATTGCGGGCTAAAAAAGACAAGGTAGAACTATTGCGTTTGAACCCCAACGGTACTGTTTCTCGCCGCACGATCGAGGTGGATTTTGCTCAAGGCTTGAATCCTAATAATAACCCAACTCTCCGCAACAACGATGTGATTCTGGTAGCGCGATCGGGCTATGCTAGGGTAGCAGACAATATCAACAGTTTCTTGCAGCCAATAACAGGAGTTGCAACTGGGATCGGCGCTGTTAGCGGCGTTCTTACAGGGTTTCAAACAACTATCAACGCTTTTCAAAACTTATTTTTGGGAGGGGATTTCGAGCGGCGAAATCAGCTCAGACAGATTCGCGAACAACGTCAAGACAGACAAGAGCAACGTGAAGACAGACAGCTAGAAAGAGAGATACAACGTGAAGATAGATTGCAGCAAGCAGAAGACAGACGCTTGCAACTGGAAGACAGACAGCGGCAAATAGATCTTCAGAATCAGCAGCTTCTGATTCAACAGCAGCAACTTCAGCTCCAAAATCAGCAGCCGCAGCAAATGCAGCCACAAACTACGACAACTACTCCTTGA